GCGATGTCAAATGGTTTAGGCTGGTCAACAATGTTTTCATAGCCGCTTTTGCAGTTATTGGCTTGTGTTATAACAAACTCAAAACCTTGCTGACTGTATTTGTTAATAGCGTTTTTGTAGGCTTCAATAATAAAGGGTGGTCATCTACTATTAAAATGTTGATTGGGCTTGTCATGCTTCTGTTATAATTAGTTGTTGTTTGGTTTCAATTGGTAAGGTGATTACAATTTTGGTTCCGTGGTCTTTTTAGAAGTTATATCAATAATTCCTTGGCAGTCGTGTGTTCTTGAAATCATGTTTTGCATCCCGATACCTTTGCTTTTTCTATTGACATCAAAACCAACACCATCGTCCTGGATTTTCAAGTATACATTTTCTTTATCTCCTTTTACTTCTACGTTGATGTTCTTGGCATTGGCATATTTATTAATATTCTGTAACCCTTCTTGTAATATACGGTACATGTTGATTTTAATATTATTACCTACTTTATCCCATTCAACATCATTGTCAATGGTATAAACCACATTAGCTTCATGAGATGTTTTTTGCTCTTCGAGTAAATTATGCACGATAGAAACAAAGTTATTAATTAAAACTTGTTTTTCTCTATTCAGATCGTGTGAAATTTCACGGATGTCCTGTTCAATGGTTTTTAATTCGTTTAATAATTCAAACCTTCTTTTGATAGCGTCTTCGTCATTATTGTGATTTAAACTGTCTAAGTTTAAGCGAAGCCCAAACATTCGTCCTAATACACCATCATGCAGGTCTTGGGCCAATCGTTTCTTTTCTTTGTTACGACTTTCATCTATAATAGCCTGTTGCGACATCATAAGGTTATAAATGTCTTCGTTGGCTTTCTGCTGAGCTTGTTTGTATAACAGCTCTCTGGTACGCGCGCGCTGGGCTCTTACTACAAATAACAAGACTACTACAATAAACGATACCACAAAAAAGTAAAGCAGTTGTCTGTTTTTTTCGGCTAAACTGTCTTTTTCCTGTATGATTTCGTCGGTTTCGTATGCTATTCTTGCGAATTTATCTTTAGTGATTCTATCAGACTGTTGAATACTATCGTTAAGTTTTATGTATTCACTATAATAAAAAGACGATTTCTTTTTGTCAATTAGAGAAAGTTGTTTTAAGGCAGCTAAAACATCACCTGATGAGCTTAAACTTTTAGCTTGTTTTAAAGCATCGGTAGAGTATTGAATAGCTTTTGTTGTATCATTTTTTTGAGAAAAATATTCTGAAAGATGTATTTTGTTTATTATCCCAGTTGAAAGATTCAAACTATCAGCAATTTTATATGTTTTGATAAAAAGCCGGTATGCTTCTGCTTTTTTTGTAATTTGAAAAATGAGTAAGCTAAATTATCGTATAATTTTGTATATAACTCAGGATTATCAACAAATAGATTTTTTTCTTTAAGAGCTAAATTAAAGTTAGATATAGCCTCTTTGTGATTGTTTAGATTCTGATAAACAACCCCCAAGTTATTTAATGTGACTGCTCTGTTATGGTTGTTACCTATTTTTTTGTAGAAGCGACTTCTAATGCTTTTTTGTGATATATTATAGAGTTGGTATAGTTTTTTAATTCGTTAGAACTTACTGCAATATAATTATACGCGAAATACTCTTTCGAATAGTCTTTATATTTTGACAAGTATCTTAGTGATAAGATTGATGATTGTTCACAGCCAGAAAAATCTCCAATATTTACCTGGACATATGCTTTTTCTAAATAATTCCTTCCTAGATTTAAACTATCCTTTGTTTTATAAAAGAATTTTTCTGCTTTTACAAAATAGATATAAGAACTATCTATTTTACCAATATCAATATAATGATTTGCAAGTGCACTGTATGATTTAGCAATAGAAGAAGTGTCTTTTGCTGAAGATGATATATCAATTAAATAATTAACGCTATTTAAAAAATCTTTGTTTTGTTTTAAAGATTTAAAATTGGTAACCACTTTTAATAAATCAGCTCTGTTTTTTAAACTATTACTTTGAGATTTTAATATTAAAAAAGCTTTCCGGTTATTTTTTAGTTTTTCTTTAAATGATGTGTTAGTGTTTTGTTGCGACGACAGATAAAATGATAAGCTATCTTTAATAGGTGTTATGGTCGCCAACTTGTCGTTTTTATTTTTTGTACAATTAAATAAAAACAAAAAGAAAGGAATTAATATAAGTACTCTTTTTTTCAAAATATAAAAATGAATTGCTAAAGTACTAAAAGTAATATCAATAAAAAAAGACTTTCAAATATTTGAAAGTCTTTTTTTATGATTGTAAAGTGTATATTAATTTTTAGAATCTAGGTCTTGTTACTACCTGACCACCGATTTCAGATACTGGTCTAGTTACTACCTGACCACCGATTTCAGATACTGGTCTAGTTACTACTTGACCACCAATTTCATATGCTAAAGGTCTAGTTACTACTTGACCACCAATTTCAGCTACTGGTCTAGT
Above is a genomic segment from Flavobacterium phycosphaerae containing:
- a CDS encoding sensor histidine kinase yields the protein MNLSTGIINKIHLSEYFSQKNDTTKAIQYSTDALKQAKSLSSSGDVLAALKQLSLIDKKKSSFYYSEYIKLNDSIQQSDRITKDKFARIAYETDEIIQEKDSLAEKNRQLLYFFVVSFIVVVLLFVVRAQRARTRELLYKQAQQKANEDIYNLMMSQQAIIDESRNKEKKRLAQDLHDGVLGRMFGLRLNLDSLNHNNDEDAIKRRFELLNELKTIEQDIREISHDLNREKQVLINNFVSIVHNLLEEQKTSHEANVVYTIDNDVEWDKVGNNIKINMYRILQEGLQNINKYANAKNINVEVKGDKENVYLKIQDDGVGFDVNRKSKGIGMQNMISRTHDCQGIIDITSKKTTEPKL